The Streptomyces achromogenes genome window below encodes:
- a CDS encoding ABC transporter ATP-binding protein codes for MQIQDLPYPDPGVPDVRSGPRFLWWLGRNQLGGQLKALAWGLLHFVAVSAQPFCVGFAIEAVVDRSGTRLALTGGVMALCGAATAIGDTFLHRAAVTNWITAAARVQQLLARKASHLGSALTRRVAAGEVVAVSTGDVEKIGWFVEAVSRFTAAAITVLLVCVGLVVYQPALGVVVAVGLPALALAVLPLLPRATQRADHQREKAGRATELASDTVAGLRVLRGIGGEELFLERYRSASQEVRHAAVRSARMWSLISAIQVLMPGLLLIAVVVYGVHLAREGRISVGELVTVYSSVMVLTYPLRHFEEIAMAYSFSRPSATRAAGVLSLERAKDIGGSRPADAPSGDLYDPATGLLAPASQLTAVVCGDPDAAGRLAERLGGHPSENGPSVLLGGVPLDELPLDSARSAVLVQDKDPVLLSGSLRDLLDVPASGAVDTQAALAAAQCGDVLDALVQGSFDADDPMDARITERGRSLSGGQRQRLALARSLYTDPEVLVLDEPTSAVDSHTEARIAESMRDLREGRTTVVFTSSPLLLDRADRVVLVHEGEAVAIGAHRELLHSEPRYRAVVTRETDEEAARGTGPVSVAGGAPDTGQAPLNDVLKNLEADELARDELEEIEETA; via the coding sequence ATGCAGATCCAAGACCTTCCGTATCCCGACCCTGGTGTGCCGGACGTACGCTCGGGCCCCCGCTTCCTGTGGTGGCTCGGCCGCAACCAGCTGGGCGGCCAGCTCAAGGCCCTCGCCTGGGGTCTGCTGCACTTCGTCGCCGTCTCCGCGCAGCCGTTCTGCGTCGGGTTCGCCATCGAGGCCGTCGTCGACCGCTCCGGAACCCGACTGGCCCTCACCGGCGGCGTGATGGCTCTGTGCGGTGCCGCGACCGCGATCGGCGACACCTTCCTGCACCGCGCCGCCGTCACCAACTGGATCACCGCCGCCGCACGGGTCCAGCAGCTGCTCGCCCGCAAGGCCTCGCACCTCGGCTCCGCGCTGACCCGGCGCGTCGCGGCCGGCGAGGTCGTGGCGGTCTCCACGGGCGACGTCGAGAAGATCGGCTGGTTCGTGGAGGCCGTGTCCCGCTTCACCGCCGCCGCGATCACGGTGCTGCTGGTCTGCGTCGGCCTGGTCGTGTACCAGCCGGCGCTCGGCGTCGTGGTCGCCGTGGGCCTGCCCGCTCTGGCCCTGGCGGTCCTGCCCCTGCTGCCCAGGGCGACCCAGCGGGCCGACCACCAGCGCGAGAAGGCCGGACGCGCCACCGAACTCGCCTCGGACACCGTGGCCGGCCTGCGGGTGCTGCGTGGCATCGGCGGCGAGGAACTCTTCCTCGAGCGCTACCGCAGCGCCTCGCAGGAGGTCCGGCACGCGGCCGTGCGCAGCGCACGCATGTGGTCGCTGATCAGCGCCATCCAGGTACTGATGCCGGGCCTGCTCCTGATCGCGGTCGTCGTCTACGGCGTCCACCTGGCCCGCGAGGGTCGTATCTCCGTCGGCGAACTCGTCACGGTCTACAGCTCCGTGATGGTCCTGACCTACCCGCTCAGGCACTTCGAGGAGATCGCGATGGCCTACTCGTTCTCCCGCCCGTCGGCGACCCGGGCCGCCGGCGTGCTGTCCCTCGAGCGGGCCAAGGACATCGGCGGGTCGCGGCCGGCCGACGCCCCCTCGGGCGACCTGTACGACCCGGCGACCGGTCTCCTCGCCCCGGCCTCGCAGCTGACCGCCGTGGTGTGCGGCGACCCGGACGCGGCCGGACGGCTGGCGGAACGCCTCGGCGGACACCCCTCGGAGAACGGCCCGTCGGTCCTGCTCGGCGGCGTCCCGCTGGACGAACTGCCGCTGGACTCGGCGCGATCGGCCGTCCTCGTCCAGGACAAGGACCCCGTGCTGCTGTCCGGTTCGCTGCGCGACCTGCTCGACGTACCCGCCTCCGGCGCGGTCGACACGCAGGCCGCGCTGGCCGCCGCCCAGTGCGGCGACGTCCTCGACGCGCTCGTCCAGGGCTCGTTCGACGCCGACGACCCGATGGACGCCCGCATCACCGAACGCGGCCGGTCCCTGTCCGGCGGGCAGCGCCAACGCCTCGCACTGGCACGCTCGTTGTACACGGACCCCGAGGTTCTCGTCCTCGACGAGCCGACCTCCGCCGTCGACTCGCACACCGAGGCCCGCATCGCCGAGAGCATGCGCGACCTGCGCGAGGGACGCACGACCGTCGTGTTCACGTCCTCTCCGCTGCTGCTGGACCGTGCCGACCGCGTCGTGCTCGTGCACGAGGGCGAGGCCGTCGCGATCGGCGCACACCGCGAGTTGCTGCACTCCGAGCCCCGGTACCGGGCCGTGGTGACCCGGGAGACCGACGAGGAGGCCGCCCGGGGAACGGGCCCCGTATCCGTGGCGGGCGGAGCACCGGACACCGGGCAGGCGCCCCTGAACGATGTGTTGAAGAACCTGGAAGCCGACGAACTCGCACGCGACGAGCTCGAAGAGATCGAGGAGACGGCATGA
- a CDS encoding cation:dicarboxylate symporter family transporter, which translates to MPSSVPSPPRRVARILRTSLFAQVACALVLGVVVGKLWPDVATDLQPLGDGFTRLIKTIISPLVFCVVVVGIAKAGDLKAFGRIGLKALIWFEVASTLALLIGLLAANVVRPGSGMNVDPATLDASAVDAKTGGGSLPTTTEFIVHSLPTSFVGAFAENSLLQVLILACLVGAALLHLGHTKVPKVLPAVEQAQEIIFAIVGFVMRLAPIAVFGAMAVLIGNYGLGVIETYGKLIILCYAAAALFVTLLAVALRLVTGLSLWKFLRYIREELLLALGTASTESVMPRVMQKLRKAGAREDAVGLVLPTGYSFNLDGASLYLSIGTLFIAQAVGVDLSMSQQITVVLVLMLTSKGMAGIPGSAFLALSATASSLGAIPAGAVALLLGVDRIMDSMRVVTNLLGNCVAVFAVSRWEGALDVERAKKVLDGEVVAEAEEEPAEPETTEGAASPAGPVSPASSAGPSGSVSPEASDGVPVVVVPPPLGKEAASENR; encoded by the coding sequence GTGCCGTCGTCCGTCCCGTCCCCGCCGCGACGCGTCGCACGCATACTGCGTACCTCACTCTTCGCGCAGGTCGCCTGCGCGCTCGTGCTCGGCGTCGTCGTCGGAAAGCTGTGGCCCGACGTGGCCACGGATCTGCAGCCGCTCGGCGACGGCTTCACGCGGCTGATCAAGACGATCATCTCGCCTCTGGTGTTCTGCGTGGTCGTCGTCGGCATCGCCAAGGCCGGAGACCTGAAGGCGTTCGGCCGTATCGGGCTCAAGGCCCTGATCTGGTTCGAGGTCGCGAGCACGCTCGCCCTGCTGATCGGACTGCTGGCCGCCAATGTCGTCCGGCCGGGTTCGGGGATGAACGTCGACCCGGCCACGCTCGACGCCTCGGCGGTGGACGCCAAGACGGGCGGCGGGTCGCTGCCCACGACCACCGAGTTCATCGTGCACTCGCTGCCCACCAGTTTCGTCGGCGCCTTCGCGGAGAACTCTCTGCTCCAAGTGCTCATCCTGGCCTGCCTGGTGGGTGCCGCGCTGCTGCACCTCGGCCACACCAAGGTGCCCAAGGTGCTGCCGGCCGTCGAACAGGCCCAGGAGATCATCTTCGCGATCGTCGGCTTCGTCATGCGGCTCGCGCCGATCGCCGTGTTCGGTGCGATGGCCGTCCTGATCGGCAACTACGGCCTCGGCGTGATCGAGACCTACGGCAAGCTGATCATCCTGTGCTACGCGGCCGCGGCCCTGTTCGTCACGCTGCTGGCGGTCGCCCTGCGCCTGGTCACGGGGCTGAGCCTGTGGAAGTTCCTGCGCTACATCCGCGAGGAGCTGCTGCTCGCGCTCGGCACGGCCTCCACCGAGTCCGTCATGCCGCGCGTGATGCAGAAGCTGCGTAAGGCGGGCGCCCGCGAGGACGCCGTGGGCCTGGTGCTGCCCACGGGGTACTCCTTCAACCTCGACGGCGCGTCGCTCTACCTGTCCATCGGGACGCTGTTCATCGCCCAGGCCGTCGGCGTGGACCTCAGTATGAGCCAGCAGATCACCGTGGTCCTGGTCCTCATGCTCACCAGCAAGGGCATGGCCGGCATCCCCGGGTCGGCCTTCCTCGCCCTGTCCGCGACCGCCTCCTCGCTGGGGGCCATCCCCGCCGGCGCCGTGGCCCTGTTGCTGGGCGTCGACCGCATCATGGACTCGATGCGCGTCGTCACCAACCTGCTCGGCAACTGCGTGGCGGTCTTCGCCGTCTCCCGCTGGGAGGGCGCGCTGGACGTGGAGCGGGCGAAGAAGGTCCTGGACGGCGAGGTCGTCGCCGAGGCCGAAGAGGAGCCGGCGGAGCCGGAGACGACGGAGGGAGCCGCGAGCCCGGCGGGTCCGGTGAGCCCGGCGTCTTCTGCGGGCCCGTCGGGTTCCGTGAGCCCGGAGGCGTCCGACGGCGTCCCGGTCGTGGTCGTCCCCCCGCCGCTCGGCAAGGAAGCCGCCTCCGAGAACAGGTGA